The following are encoded in a window of Phragmites australis chromosome 22, lpPhrAust1.1, whole genome shotgun sequence genomic DNA:
- the LOC133904398 gene encoding ribulose bisphosphate carboxylase small subunit, chloroplastic 2: MAPTVMASSATSVAPFQGLKSTAGLPVSRRSSSSGFGNVSNGGRIKCMQVWPIEGIKKFETLSYLPPLTTEDLLKQIEYLIRSKWIPCLEFSKVGFVYRENARSPGYYDGRYWTMWKLPMFGCTDATQVLKELEEAKKAYPDAFVRIIGFDNVRQVQCISFIAYKPPGCEESGGA, from the exons ATGGCACCCACCGTGATGGCGTCGTCCGCCACCTCAGTCGCTCCCTTCCAGGGACTCAAGTCCACCGCCGGGCTCCCCGTGAGCCGCCGCTCCAGCAGCTCCGGCTTTGGCAACGTCAGCAACGGTGGAAGGATCAAGTGCATGCAG GTGTGGCCGATTGAGGGCATCAAGAAGTTCGAGACCCTGTCCTACTTGCCGCCGCTCACCACGGAGGACCTCCTGAAGCAGATTGAGTACCTCATCCGGTCCAAGTGGATTCCTTGCCTCGAGTTCAGCAAGGTCGGGTTCGTCTACCGTGAGAACGCCAGGTCCCCAGGGTACTACGACGGCCGCTACTGGACCATGTGGAAGCTGCCCATGTTCGGCTGTACCGATGCCACCCAGGTGCTCAAGGAGCTCGAGGAGGCCAAGAAGGCCTACCCCGACGCTTTCGTCCGCATCATCGGCTTCGACAATGTCAGGCAAGTGCAGTGCATCAGCTTCATCGCGTACAAGCCACCGGGCTGCGAGGAGTCCGGCGGTGCCTAA